From Salinirubellus salinus, the proteins below share one genomic window:
- a CDS encoding cryptochrome/photolyase family protein, giving the protein MRLHWHRQDLRGTDNTALAWAADHGDVLPVFVFDDAVLEHGSSPRVRFMLDALADLRAFYRERGGDLLVRHGDPAVVLPALCEELDAEGALWNRDYSGLAQARDARVKEALADRDLERQSFHDDIHHEPGSITTNQGEPYSVYTYFWKKWRDRAKADPYPAPESVVDPADHAVEAGEMPTIEELGFEEPDCNVEPAGYEAARERLDAFCESAVFEYDDRRDYPADRATSKLSAHLRWGTIGVREVYAATEDATMAAETETERENVEAFQSQLAWREFYTHVLYFNPEVVSQNYKEYEHGIRWREDGEELAAWKAGETGYPIVDAGMRQLLAEGYMHNRVRMIVASFLTKDLLQDWREGYDHFREHLVDHDTANDNGGWQWAASTGTDAQPYFRIFNPMTQGERYDPDAEYIREYVPELADADPDQIHGWHELSLPERKAAAPDYPNPIVDHSERREQALAMFEEARGE; this is encoded by the coding sequence ATGCGCCTGCACTGGCACCGGCAGGACCTGCGGGGCACCGACAACACGGCGCTCGCGTGGGCCGCCGACCACGGGGACGTGCTCCCCGTCTTCGTCTTCGACGACGCCGTCCTCGAACACGGGTCGTCACCCCGCGTCCGCTTCATGCTCGACGCGCTCGCCGATCTCCGTGCGTTCTACCGCGAGCGTGGCGGGGACCTGCTGGTCCGCCACGGCGACCCCGCCGTGGTGCTGCCCGCCCTCTGCGAGGAACTCGACGCCGAGGGGGCGCTCTGGAACCGCGACTACTCCGGACTGGCACAGGCACGCGACGCCCGGGTCAAGGAGGCCCTCGCCGACCGCGACCTCGAACGTCAGTCGTTCCACGACGATATCCACCACGAACCGGGGTCCATCACGACGAACCAGGGCGAGCCGTACTCCGTCTACACCTACTTCTGGAAGAAGTGGCGCGACCGGGCCAAGGCCGACCCCTATCCCGCACCCGAGTCGGTCGTCGACCCGGCCGACCACGCTGTCGAGGCGGGCGAGATGCCCACCATCGAGGAACTGGGCTTCGAGGAACCGGACTGCAACGTGGAGCCGGCGGGCTACGAGGCCGCCCGCGAGCGGCTGGACGCCTTCTGCGAGTCGGCCGTCTTCGAGTACGACGACCGGCGGGACTATCCGGCGGACCGCGCCACCTCGAAGCTCTCGGCGCACCTCCGCTGGGGGACCATCGGTGTCCGCGAGGTGTACGCCGCCACCGAGGACGCGACGATGGCGGCCGAGACGGAGACCGAACGCGAGAACGTGGAGGCGTTCCAGTCACAGCTCGCGTGGCGCGAGTTCTACACCCACGTCCTCTACTTCAACCCCGAGGTCGTCTCGCAGAACTACAAGGAGTACGAGCACGGCATCCGCTGGCGCGAGGACGGCGAGGAACTCGCGGCGTGGAAGGCCGGCGAGACGGGCTACCCCATCGTGGACGCCGGGATGCGCCAGTTGCTCGCGGAGGGGTACATGCACAACCGGGTCCGGATGATCGTCGCCTCGTTCCTCACCAAGGACCTCCTGCAGGACTGGCGCGAGGGGTACGACCACTTCCGCGAGCACCTCGTCGACCACGACACCGCCAACGACAACGGCGGCTGGCAGTGGGCGGCCTCCACCGGTACCGACGCCCAGCCCTACTTCCGCATCTTCAACCCGATGACGCAGGGCGAGCGGTACGACCCCGACGCCGAGTACATCAGGGAGTACGTGCCGGAACTCGCGGACGCCGACCCCGACCAGATACACGGCTGGCACGAGCTCTCGCTCCCCGAGCGCAAGGCCGCCGCCCCCGACTACCCGAACCCCATCGTCGACCACTCGGAACGCCGAGAACAGGCGCTGGCGATGTTCGAGGAAGCGCGGGGGGAGTGA